One window of Klebsiella quasivariicola genomic DNA carries:
- a CDS encoding maltodextrin ABC transporter substrate-binding protein yields the protein MKKNTLAALILTTLAAGQLTSLQAHAAGQLNVWEDIKKSAGIKTAVSDFEKQYNVKVNLQEMPYAQQLEKLRLDGPAGIGPDVLVIPNDQLGGAVVQGLLSPLNVDQAKQDAFTPASINAFRMDNALYGIPKAVETLVLIYNKDLIDKPLDSLQAWLDYSKTQREQNKYGLLAKFDQIYYSWGAIGPMGGYIFAKNDSGGFNPQQVGLNTPGAVEAVTFLKKFYAEQAFPAGILGDNGLNAIDSLFTEKKAAAVINGPWAFQPYEAAGINYGVVPLPTLPDGKPMSSFLGVKGYVVSTWSKDKALAQQFIEFINQPQYVKARYIATGEIPPLKAMIDDPVIKNDEKASAVAVQSARAMAMPGIPEMGEVWGPANAALELSLTGKQAPQAALDNAVKQIKMQIEAMQASNQ from the coding sequence ATGAAAAAGAACACGCTTGCTGCACTAATCCTTACCACCCTGGCGGCGGGGCAACTCACCAGCCTGCAGGCGCATGCCGCCGGCCAGCTCAACGTCTGGGAAGACATTAAGAAATCCGCGGGTATTAAAACCGCGGTCAGTGATTTTGAGAAGCAGTACAACGTGAAGGTCAATCTGCAGGAGATGCCTTATGCCCAGCAGCTGGAAAAGCTGCGCCTTGACGGGCCGGCGGGTATCGGGCCGGACGTGCTGGTGATCCCGAATGACCAGCTCGGCGGTGCCGTGGTTCAGGGACTTCTCTCACCGCTCAATGTCGATCAGGCGAAACAGGATGCCTTTACGCCAGCCTCCATCAATGCCTTCCGCATGGACAACGCGCTGTACGGGATCCCGAAGGCGGTGGAAACCCTGGTGCTTATTTACAACAAGGACCTGATCGACAAGCCGCTGGACAGCCTGCAGGCCTGGCTCGACTACTCGAAGACCCAGCGCGAACAGAACAAATACGGTCTGCTGGCCAAGTTTGATCAGATCTACTACAGCTGGGGAGCCATTGGCCCGATGGGCGGCTATATCTTCGCTAAAAACGACAGCGGCGGCTTTAATCCGCAGCAGGTGGGCCTCAATACCCCCGGCGCAGTGGAAGCCGTTACCTTCCTGAAAAAATTCTATGCCGAGCAGGCCTTCCCGGCGGGGATCCTCGGCGATAACGGGCTGAATGCCATCGATTCGCTGTTTACCGAGAAAAAAGCGGCGGCGGTAATCAACGGTCCCTGGGCCTTCCAGCCGTATGAAGCCGCAGGCATCAACTATGGCGTGGTGCCGCTACCAACTCTGCCGGACGGCAAGCCAATGAGCTCCTTCCTCGGCGTGAAGGGCTATGTGGTATCGACCTGGAGTAAAGACAAAGCGCTGGCGCAACAGTTTATCGAGTTCATCAACCAGCCGCAGTATGTGAAAGCCCGCTACATCGCAACCGGTGAAATTCCGCCGCTGAAGGCGATGATTGACGATCCGGTGATTAAAAACGACGAAAAGGCGAGCGCTGTCGCCGTACAGTCGGCGCGGGCAATGGCCATGCCGGGCATTCCGGAGATGGGCGAAGTGTGGGGGCCGGCCAACGCCGCGCTTGAACTGAGCCTTACCGGCAAGCAGGCGCCGCAGGCCGCGCTCGATAACGCGGTGAAACAGATCAAGATGCAGATCGAAGCAATGCAGGCCAGCAATCAGTAA
- a CDS encoding ABC transporter ATP-binding protein → MSNIRLRNVTKRFGSTVTLHQVNLDIEDGEFAVFVGPSGCGKSTLLRMIAGLEEVSEGEVLIGDEVMNDVVPARRGVAMVFQSYALYPHMTVAENMGYGLKVNKVPKEEIRRQVEMVAKTLQLSHLLDRKPKQLSGGQRQRVAIGRAIVRNPRVFMFDEPLSNLDAELRVDMRLHIARLHQELKTTMVYVTHDQVEAMTLADKIVVMNYGKVEQMGSPMALYYNPVNKFVAGFIGSPKMNFLPAVVSDWQPERLTVTLAQDHQLTLNIATQPLKPGAAVTLGIRPEHLTPEVTTGTVVEFQCEVVERLGNNTYLFGQCYGHDNVKVLLPGDVHFRPWQKINLAFDDRFCMVFDENDLRISADITAPDAH, encoded by the coding sequence ATGTCCAATATACGACTGAGGAATGTCACCAAAAGGTTCGGCAGCACGGTGACGCTGCACCAGGTCAATCTCGATATTGAAGATGGCGAGTTTGCGGTCTTCGTCGGCCCTTCCGGCTGTGGAAAATCGACGCTGCTGCGCATGATTGCCGGACTGGAAGAGGTCAGCGAAGGAGAAGTGCTGATCGGCGATGAGGTGATGAATGATGTGGTGCCCGCCCGCCGTGGCGTGGCAATGGTCTTCCAGTCCTATGCGCTCTATCCGCATATGACCGTGGCGGAGAATATGGGCTACGGGCTGAAGGTGAATAAGGTGCCGAAGGAGGAGATCCGCCGCCAGGTGGAAATGGTGGCCAAAACCCTGCAGCTCTCGCACCTGCTGGACCGTAAACCGAAGCAGCTCTCCGGCGGCCAGCGGCAGCGCGTGGCCATTGGCCGCGCGATCGTGCGTAATCCCCGGGTGTTTATGTTCGATGAGCCGCTCTCTAACCTTGATGCGGAGCTGCGCGTCGATATGCGCCTGCATATTGCCCGCCTGCACCAGGAGCTGAAAACCACCATGGTGTATGTCACGCACGATCAGGTGGAAGCGATGACCCTGGCCGATAAAATCGTGGTCATGAACTACGGAAAGGTAGAACAAATGGGTTCGCCGATGGCGCTATATTACAATCCGGTCAACAAATTCGTCGCCGGCTTTATCGGCTCGCCAAAGATGAACTTTTTGCCGGCCGTCGTCAGCGACTGGCAGCCGGAACGCCTAACGGTCACCCTCGCGCAGGACCATCAGCTGACCCTGAACATCGCCACCCAACCGCTGAAGCCCGGCGCCGCGGTAACGTTGGGGATCCGGCCAGAACACCTCACTCCGGAAGTTACTACCGGTACGGTGGTGGAGTTTCAGTGTGAAGTGGTGGAGCGTCTGGGTAACAATACTTACCTGTTTGGTCAGTGCTACGGCCACGATAACGTCAAGGTTTTGCTGCCCGGCGACGTCCATTTCCGCCCGTGGCAGAAGATTAATCTGGCCTTCGACGACCGCTTCTGCATGGTGTTTGATGAGAACGATCTGCGCATCAGCGCCGACATCACGGCTCCGGATGCGCACTAG
- a CDS encoding EAL domain-containing protein, with translation MRTRHLVALFTGVLILAIILPISFSIWQAARQAKMQFYRELDDYSNRIVVRTLQVADQAREALREADAHTAASCSPEHLLTLRRIAYTHRYIQEVLWLRDSVPQCSSLEDHSVAVTFPPPDHIAPDGYRTWLTSINDLGLDHQMTAMGSQQHMVMIDPISFIDVVPASEEKIHTMLFGLDHMKMVISSQPLPAKVWQRIKDPHVDMLTLDNTVYRIQRIPELGSGIVTWSSTLPLQQRIRQQLIFWLPAGIFTSLLATWLLLRLLRHLRSPRNSMLDALNSEAIQVYYQPIISLQDGKIAGAEALARWQQPDGTFLSPDIFIPLAEQTGLITQLTEDIVRKIFTDLGPWLQQRPEIHISINLSVDDLRSPTLPTLLHDQLQHWGIAAEQIILEITERGFVNPESTLPVIAHYRQAGHRISIDDFGTGYSSLSYLQELDVDTLKIDKSFVDTLEYRPLTPHIIEMAKALNLATVAEGVETESQRDWLRQHGVQYAQGWLYSKALPKEQFILWAENNLQVQ, from the coding sequence ATGAGGACCCGGCATCTGGTAGCGCTGTTTACAGGGGTGCTGATACTGGCCATCATCCTGCCCATCTCCTTCAGCATCTGGCAGGCAGCGCGGCAGGCCAAAATGCAGTTCTATCGTGAACTGGATGATTATTCCAACCGTATCGTCGTTCGGACGCTGCAGGTCGCTGACCAGGCCCGGGAAGCGCTGCGAGAGGCCGACGCACACACCGCCGCCTCCTGTAGCCCTGAACATCTGCTTACGCTCCGCCGCATTGCCTACACTCACCGCTATATCCAGGAAGTGCTCTGGCTACGCGATTCCGTACCACAATGCTCCTCCCTGGAAGACCATAGCGTCGCGGTCACCTTTCCACCGCCGGACCACATTGCCCCCGACGGCTATCGCACCTGGCTGACCTCAATTAACGATCTTGGCCTCGATCATCAGATGACGGCCATGGGCAGCCAACAGCATATGGTGATGATCGATCCCATCTCCTTTATCGATGTGGTTCCCGCCAGCGAAGAGAAGATCCATACCATGCTGTTTGGTTTGGACCACATGAAAATGGTGATCAGCAGTCAACCGCTGCCGGCGAAAGTCTGGCAACGTATAAAAGATCCACATGTGGATATGCTCACGCTGGATAACACGGTCTACCGGATCCAGCGCATTCCCGAGCTGGGCTCTGGCATCGTGACCTGGTCTTCCACCCTACCGCTGCAGCAGCGCATTCGACAGCAGCTGATCTTCTGGCTCCCTGCCGGCATCTTCACCAGCCTGCTCGCCACCTGGCTGCTGCTGCGCCTGCTCAGGCACCTGCGTTCACCACGCAACAGTATGCTGGACGCACTCAACTCCGAAGCGATTCAGGTTTACTATCAGCCGATAATCTCGTTGCAGGACGGGAAAATTGCCGGCGCAGAAGCGTTGGCCCGCTGGCAGCAACCCGATGGCACCTTTTTATCGCCAGATATTTTTATTCCTCTGGCCGAACAGACTGGGCTTATCACGCAGCTGACGGAAGATATCGTCAGGAAAATTTTTACCGACCTGGGGCCCTGGCTGCAGCAGCGCCCGGAAATACATATCTCCATCAACCTGTCGGTGGATGATTTACGCTCGCCCACCCTGCCGACGTTGTTACACGATCAGCTGCAGCACTGGGGGATCGCCGCCGAACAGATCATCCTTGAGATCACCGAGCGCGGGTTTGTCAACCCGGAGAGCACCCTGCCGGTGATCGCGCACTACCGTCAGGCCGGCCACCGCATTTCGATTGATGACTTTGGCACCGGCTACTCCAGCCTGAGCTATCTGCAGGAGCTGGACGTCGACACGCTGAAAATCGATAAATCCTTTGTCGATACCCTCGAATACCGGCCGCTGACGCCGCATATTATTGAAATGGCCAAAGCGCTCAATCTGGCCACCGTTGCCGAAGGGGTGGAAACGGAAAGCCAGCGCGACTGGCTGCGCCAGCACGGCGTCCAGTACGCCCAGGGATGGCTGTACAGCAAAGCACTGCCAAAAGAGCAGTTTATTCTGTGGGCGGAAAATAACCTCCAAGTGCAGTAA
- a CDS encoding metal/formaldehyde-sensitive transcriptional repressor, whose product MSHTVRHKKMLLTRLKKIQGQSTALEKMLNREHECAEVLQQLAAIRGAVNGMMLQVIQGHLTDHVVKEPEETQREADLETVMQVIKSYLK is encoded by the coding sequence ATGTCACATACAGTTCGACACAAAAAAATGTTACTGACCCGACTGAAAAAGATTCAGGGGCAGAGTACCGCGTTAGAGAAAATGCTCAATCGCGAGCATGAGTGCGCTGAGGTGCTACAGCAGCTGGCGGCGATCCGTGGCGCGGTCAACGGTATGATGCTGCAGGTTATTCAGGGGCATCTGACCGACCATGTGGTGAAAGAGCCTGAAGAGACACAGCGTGAAGCGGATCTGGAGACGGTGATGCAGGTCATTAAATCCTATCTGAAGTAG